In Myxococcus stipitatus, the following are encoded in one genomic region:
- a CDS encoding DnaJ domain-containing protein, whose product MNSSQAAEALYSAHKNRATGWLTLSAGGRESRLMLREGDLVGTRLGFGYQSPAQALLQSGLLSAEALDALWARGGAGAPDEELLEEHGLESDAVVEQQVLAHVRRLSELAERAAFEPGSVEAEFQPISGVRVVRAALERTGAGGAKGRVFRCADVSVCEPWITDASERELLETLGEFRVPEALTPAREALLLVLEREGGVEALSVEEWEAREEARRREEERLVEEARLAEEARRLAEEARRAEEARLAEEARLQVEEARRREEARLAEEARLRAEEARRAEEARVRAEEERRAEAARVAEEARLAEEARIRAEEERRAEEARLAEEARLAEEARLAEEARLAEEARLAEEARLAEEARLRAKEERRVEEARLAEEARLAEEARLAEEARIRAEEERRAEEARLAEEARLAEEARLAEEARLAEEARLAEEARLAEEARLAEEARLAEEARLAEEARLAEEARLAEEVRLAEEARLAEEARLAEEARIRAEEERRAEEARLAEEARLAEEARLAEEARLAEEARLAEEARLAEEARLAEEARLAEEARLAEEARLAEEARIRAEEERRAEEARLAEEARLAEEARIRAEEERREEEARLAEEARLAEEARLAEEARLAEEARLAEEARLAEEARLRAEAEEERRAEEARLAEEARIRAEEERRAEEARLAEEARLAEEAYLRAEEERRAEEARLAEEARIRAEEERRAEEARLAEEARLAEEARLAEEARLAEEARLAEEARIRAEEERRAEEARLADEARVRAEEERRAEEARLAEEARLAEEARVRAEEKRRAEEVRLAEEARLAEEARLAEEARLRAEEERREEEARLAEEARLAEEARLAEEARLRAEAEEERRAEEARLAEEARLAEEARQAEEARQAEEARLAEEARLAEEARLAEEARLAEEARLAEEARLAEEARLAEEARLAEEARLAEEARLAEEARQAEEARQAEEARLAEEARLAEEARLAEEARLAEEARLRAEEERRAEEARLAEAARLAEEARLAEEARLEEERRAEEARLEEERRAEEARLAEAARLADEEARLLEESRLAEEARLAEEARHAEEVRLEVERRRADAVRRAKEARQVEQARLAEEARLADAARRAEEAQLAEEQRLAELARRAEEARIAEAQALQSSAPTSIETLSSDDIEALTLDVGDIIPADDSEPSTSAPSSTRATNVPPLATASQGLPLHAESREALRSARERAQAELLHDMEEALRRSKPQPVEAWLADEPPRTVPPTRTRDQVPVQDESWRATEPTLAPSSEPEAELPLLEAEPELWADPVLAAEPLPTPRPFAPPGPPVLTPSANAGPPVLTPVEPPARSHDEPAPRQVDDSLWASRPAPVSAPPPLRLGPTAKGSKATEDDLWRIVSFDKDEAAETLTASFEAALQQVDAHLETLVRSDVNQANVGGDEPPVEAIVEATIESGFETFPGDNTGLTGDTDWTEPSGDLDDWDFDEDDVAADPSNPDEAAKLRRQRLLRRAMENMGVLGGRGTPTAPAGVPVTDAAPAAASAPTEPPKPDEARHAQQIEQRYADIQARRDHFYVLGVSQDATRDQVKAAFLSLAKVFHPDRLPPTLPHLAQKITSVFEGIREAYEVLYDDARRKAYLQSLQTQQAMPKAAAPGASASSARPAPGRPESSADDLYKMGEVYFRKRDFTTASDHYERAHALDPKSTYLAARAWAIYMDPARKVDMPKAKQMMLDAVRADPNCDRAHYQLGVIARVEGDMDRAERHFREAVRANSKHLEANQELRLIDMRKKNPPKKGGFFR is encoded by the coding sequence ATGAACTCGTCGCAGGCCGCTGAAGCGCTGTATTCCGCTCACAAGAACCGAGCCACCGGATGGTTGACGCTGTCCGCGGGAGGGCGCGAGTCGCGGCTGATGCTGCGCGAGGGTGACCTCGTGGGCACGCGGCTGGGGTTTGGATATCAGAGTCCGGCGCAGGCGCTGTTGCAGAGTGGACTGTTGAGCGCGGAGGCGTTGGATGCGCTCTGGGCGCGGGGTGGGGCGGGGGCGCCGGACGAGGAGTTGTTGGAGGAGCACGGGCTGGAGTCGGACGCGGTGGTGGAGCAGCAGGTGCTTGCCCATGTCCGGCGGCTGAGTGAGTTGGCGGAGCGCGCGGCCTTCGAGCCGGGGAGTGTGGAGGCGGAGTTCCAGCCCATCTCCGGCGTGAGAGTGGTGCGAGCGGCGCTGGAGCGGACGGGGGCGGGTGGGGCGAAAGGGCGCGTGTTCCGGTGCGCGGATGTGTCCGTGTGCGAGCCGTGGATTACGGATGCGTCCGAGCGGGAGCTGCTGGAGACGTTGGGGGAGTTCCGGGTACCGGAGGCGTTGACGCCCGCGCGCGAGGCGCTGCTGCTCGTGCTCGAGCGCGAGGGGGGCGTTGAGGCGCTGTCGGTGGAGGAGTGGGAGGCTCGCGAAGAGGCTCGGCGGCGGGAGGAGGAGCGGCTCGTCGAAGAGGCTCGGTTGGCGGAGGAGGCTCGGCGTCTCGCGGAGGAAGCGCGTCGTGCGGAGGAAGCACGGCTCGCGGAAGAGGCTCGTCTCCAGGTAGAGGAGGCGCGTCGCAGAGAAGAAGCCCGCCTCGCCGAAGAGGCGCGTCTCCGTGCAGAAGAGGCACGCCGGGCGGAAGAGGCCCGAGTTCGTGCAGAGGAGGAACGTCGGGCAGAAGCGGCGCGCGTCGCGGAAGAGGCCCGTCTTGCCGAAGAGGCTCGAATCCGTGCCGAGGAGGAGCGCCGGGCGGAAGAAGCCCGCCTCGCCGAAGAGGCTCGGTTGGCAGAGGAGGCACGCCTCGCTGAAGAGGCGCGTCTCGCAGAAGAGGCTCGCCTCGCTGAAGAGGCTCGTCTCGCTGAAGAGGCTCGTCTCCGTGCCAAGGAGGAGCGCCGGGTGGAAGAAGCCCGCCTCGCCGAAGAGGCTCGGCTGGCGGAAGAGGCCCGTCTCGCCGAAGAGGCTCGAATCCGTGCTGAGGAGGAGCGCCGGGCGGAAGAGGCCCGTCTCGCAGAAGAGGCCCGGCTGGCGGAAGAGGCTCGGCTGGCAGAAGAGGCCCGCCTCGCAGAAGAGGCTCGGCTCGCAGAAGAGGCTCGTCTCGCAGAAGAGGCTCGGCTCGCAGAAGAGGCTCGTCTCGCAGAAGAGGCTCGCCTCGCAGAAGAGGCTCGTCTCGCAGAAGAGGCGCGTCTCGCAGAAGAGGTCCGCCTCGCTGAAGAGGCTCGGCTGGCGGAAGAGGCTCGGCTGGCGGAAGAGGCTCGAATCCGCGCTGAGGAGGAGCGCCGGGCCGAAGAGGCTCGTCTCGCCGAAGAGGCTCGTCTCGCCGAAGAGGCTCGGCTGGCGGAAGAGGCTCGGCTGGCGGAAGAGGCTCGGCTGGCGGAAGAGGCTCGGCTGGCGGAAGAGGCTCGGCTGGCGGAAGAGGCTCGGCTGGCGGAAGAGGCTCGGCTGGCGGAAGAGGCTCGGCTGGCGGAAGAGGCTCGAATCCGCGCTGAGGAGGAGCGCCGGGCCGAAGAGGCTCGTCTCGCCGAAGAGGCTCGGCTGGCGGAAGAGGCTCGAATCCGCGCTGAGGAGGAACGCCGGGAGGAAGAGGCTCGGCTCGCCGAAGAGGCTCGGCTGGCGGAAGAGGCTCGGCTGGCGGAAGAGGCTCGTCTGGCGGAAGAGGCCCGCCTCGCAGAAGAGGCTCGTCTCGCGGAAGAGGCCCGTCTCCGCGCTGAGGCTGAGGAGGAGCGCCGGGCCGAAGAGGCTCGTCTCGCCGAAGAGGCTCGAATCCGAGCTGAGGAGGAGCGCCGGGCCGAAGAGGCTCGGCTGGCGGAAGAGGCCCGTCTCGCAGAAGAGGCCTATCTCCGCGCTGAGGAGGAGCGCCGGGCGGAAGAGGCTCGTCTCGCAGAAGAGGCTCGAATCCGCGCTGAGGAGGAGCGCCGGGCGGAAGAGGCTCGTCTCGCAGAAGAGGCCCGGCTGGCGGAAGAGGCTCGGCTGGCAGAAGAGGCCCGCCTCGCAGAAGAGGCCCGCCTGGCAGAAGAGGCTCGAATCCGCGCTGAGGAGGAGCGCCGGGCAGAAGAGGCCCGTCTCGCAGACGAGGCCCGTGTTCGTGCCGAGGAGGAACGTCGGGCGGAAGAAGCCCGTCTCGCTGAGGAGGCACGACTCGCGGAAGAGGCCCGTGTTCGTGCCGAGGAGAAACGTCGGGCGGAAGAAGTCCGTCTCGCCGAAGAGGCTCGGCTGGCAGAGGAGGCACGACTCGCGGAAGAGGCCCGTCTCCGCGCTGAGGAGGAACGCCGGGAGGAAGAGGCTCGTCTCGCCGAAGAGGCCCGTCTCGCCGAAGAGGCTCGGCTGGCGGAAGAGGCCCGTCTCCGCGCTGAGGCTGAGGAGGAGCGCCGGGCCGAAGAGGCTCGCCTCGCAGAAGAGGCTCGGCTGGCCGAAGAGGCTCGGCAGGCGGAAGAGGCTCGGCAGGCGGAAGAGGCCCGCCTCGCCGAAGAGGCTCGGCTCGCAGAAGAGGCGCGTCTCGCAGAAGAGGCTCGTCTCGCAGAAGAGGCTCGTCTCGCAGAAGAGGCTCGTCTAGCGGAAGAGGCTCGTCTCGCAGAAGAGGCTCGTCTCGCGGAAGAGGCTCGTCTCGCAGAAGAGGCTCGTCTCGCAGAAGAGGCTCGGCAGGCGGAAGAGGCTCGGCAGGCGGAAGAGGCCCGTCTCGCGGAAGAGGCTCGGCTGGCGGAAGAGGCTCGTCTTGCGGAAGAGGCTCGTCTCGCAGAAGAGGCCCGTCTCCGCGCTGAGGAGGAACGTCGGGCGGAAGAGGCACGCCTTGCCGAAGCTGCTCGGCTGGCAGAAGAGGCCCGTCTTGCTGAAGAGGCTCGCCTTGAGGAAGAACGTCGGGCTGAAGAGGCTCGCCTTGAGGAAGAACGTCGGGCGGAAGAGGCGCGTCTCGCGGAAGCTGCACGGCTGGCCGATGAGGAGGCGCGTCTCCTAGAGGAATCCCGCCTCGCGGAAGAGGCCCGCCTTGCCGAGGAAGCTCGCCACGCAGAAGAGGTCCGCCTCGAGGTCGAGCGTCGCCGCGCGGATGCCGTGCGCCGCGCGAAGGAGGCACGTCAGGTCGAACAAGCTCGACTGGCAGAAGAGGCCCGCCTCGCCGATGCCGCACGACGCGCCGAGGAGGCCCAGCTCGCCGAAGAACAACGCCTCGCCGAACTCGCGCGCCGCGCCGAGGAAGCTCGCATCGCGGAGGCACAAGCCCTCCAATCTTCCGCCCCCACCTCCATCGAGACCCTCTCCTCCGACGATATCGAGGCCCTGACCCTCGACGTCGGAGACATCATCCCCGCGGACGACTCCGAACCGTCCACATCCGCCCCCTCCTCAACCCGCGCCACCAACGTCCCTCCGCTCGCGACCGCCTCCCAGGGCCTCCCACTCCACGCGGAGAGCCGCGAGGCCCTTCGCTCCGCGCGCGAGCGCGCCCAGGCAGAGCTCCTCCACGACATGGAAGAGGCCCTGCGCCGCTCGAAGCCGCAGCCCGTCGAGGCCTGGCTCGCCGATGAGCCGCCCCGCACCGTCCCGCCCACGCGCACGAGAGATCAGGTCCCCGTCCAGGACGAATCCTGGCGAGCCACGGAGCCAACCCTCGCCCCCTCGTCCGAGCCCGAGGCGGAGCTCCCCCTCCTCGAAGCCGAGCCCGAGCTCTGGGCCGACCCTGTCCTCGCCGCCGAGCCGCTGCCCACGCCTCGACCCTTCGCGCCTCCTGGCCCCCCAGTCCTGACCCCCTCCGCCAACGCTGGGCCACCGGTCCTCACGCCCGTGGAGCCCCCCGCGCGTTCCCATGACGAGCCGGCCCCGCGTCAGGTCGATGACAGCTTGTGGGCCTCCCGCCCGGCTCCCGTGTCCGCGCCGCCGCCGTTGCGCCTGGGCCCCACGGCCAAGGGCAGCAAGGCCACCGAGGACGACCTCTGGCGCATCGTCTCCTTCGACAAGGACGAAGCCGCCGAAACGCTGACAGCGTCCTTCGAGGCCGCCCTCCAACAGGTGGATGCCCACCTCGAGACTCTCGTTCGCTCGGATGTCAATCAGGCGAACGTCGGCGGTGACGAGCCCCCCGTCGAAGCCATTGTTGAAGCAACCATCGAATCCGGCTTCGAGACCTTCCCCGGTGACAACACCGGCCTAACTGGCGACACTGATTGGACCGAGCCGTCGGGGGATCTCGACGACTGGGACTTCGACGAGGACGACGTGGCGGCAGACCCCTCCAACCCCGACGAGGCAGCGAAGCTCAGGCGCCAGCGTCTGCTTCGCCGTGCCATGGAGAACATGGGCGTGCTTGGGGGACGCGGGACGCCGACGGCTCCCGCCGGCGTGCCCGTCACCGATGCCGCTCCCGCCGCTGCCTCCGCCCCGACGGAGCCGCCCAAGCCGGACGAAGCCCGCCACGCCCAGCAGATCGAGCAGCGCTACGCCGACATCCAGGCCCGCCGCGACCACTTCTACGTCCTGGGCGTCTCCCAGGACGCCACCCGGGACCAGGTGAAGGCGGCCTTCCTCAGCCTGGCCAAGGTCTTCCACCCCGACCGCCTCCCGCCGACGCTGCCGCACCTCGCGCAGAAGATCACCTCCGTCTTCGAGGGCATCCGCGAGGCCTACGAAGTCCTCTACGACGACGCCCGGCGCAAGGCCTACCTCCAATCGCTCCAGACCCAGCAGGCCATGCCGAAGGCCGCCGCGCCTGGCGCGTCAGCCTCCTCGGCCCGTCCCGCGCCGGGCCGCCCGGAGAGCAGCGCGGACGACCTCTACAAGATGGGCGAGGTCTACTTCCGCAAGCGCGACTTCACCACCGCGTCGGACCACTACGAGCGAGCCCACGCGCTGGACCCCAAGTCGACCTACCTGGCCGCGCGAGCCT
- a CDS encoding tRNA (cytidine(34)-2'-O)-methyltransferase codes for MLEPLARPLHLVLVSPQIPPNTGNVARLCAVTGCRLILVEPLGFSIDDRQLKRAGLDYWDKVFLRLYPTYEAYVEAYPEARRWLFSARAEQSLYEARFEEGDHLVFGSEVTGLLPEVMEGGTGRALAIPMLEGTRSMNLSTAVGVGTYEALRQVRFTGAGGQAGPSAS; via the coding sequence ATGCTCGAGCCTCTGGCGCGTCCTCTGCATCTTGTTCTCGTCTCCCCGCAGATTCCCCCCAACACGGGCAACGTGGCCCGGCTGTGTGCCGTGACGGGCTGTCGCCTCATCCTGGTGGAGCCCCTGGGTTTTTCCATTGATGACCGCCAGTTGAAGCGGGCGGGGCTGGACTACTGGGACAAGGTATTTCTACGGCTGTACCCCACCTACGAGGCGTACGTGGAGGCGTACCCGGAGGCCCGGCGGTGGTTGTTCTCGGCTCGGGCGGAGCAGTCTTTGTATGAGGCCCGCTTCGAGGAGGGGGACCATCTGGTGTTCGGCTCGGAGGTGACGGGGCTGTTGCCGGAGGTGATGGAGGGGGGGACGGGGAGGGCGCTGGCGATTCCCATGTTGGAGGGGACACGGAGCATGAACCTGTCCACGGCGGTGGGGGTGGGGACGTACGAGGCACTGCGACAGGTCCGTTTCACGGGGGCGGGTGGGCAGGCGGGCCCCTCGGCAAGTTGA
- a CDS encoding DUF192 domain-containing protein, with protein MRWKVTNETRQRPLADRAEKASNFVQRFKGLMGRAELAVGEGLHIQPCNSIHTFFMRIPIDVAFLDAQGRIVKQMLALPPWRATSVYFQARSVLELPAGVLAASGTQEGDRLSFEPASPPPVSPA; from the coding sequence ATGCGCTGGAAGGTGACCAACGAGACGCGGCAACGGCCGCTGGCGGACCGAGCCGAGAAGGCATCGAACTTCGTCCAGCGGTTCAAGGGACTGATGGGCCGCGCCGAGCTCGCCGTGGGCGAGGGCCTCCACATCCAGCCCTGCAACTCCATCCACACGTTCTTCATGCGCATCCCCATTGACGTCGCCTTCCTGGACGCCCAGGGGCGCATCGTCAAGCAGATGCTTGCGCTTCCCCCATGGCGTGCGACATCCGTGTACTTCCAAGCACGCTCCGTCCTGGAGCTGCCCGCGGGCGTCCTGGCCGCCAGCGGCACCCAGGAGGGGGACCGGCTGAGCTTCGAGCCTGCCTCCCCTCCCCCGGTGTCCCCTGCTTGA